The following coding sequences lie in one Saccopteryx bilineata isolate mSacBil1 chromosome 5, mSacBil1_pri_phased_curated, whole genome shotgun sequence genomic window:
- the RASGEF1B gene encoding ras-GEF domain-containing family member 1B isoform X3 yields the protein MPQTPPFSAMFDSSGYNRNLYQSAEDSCDGLCYHDNNLLSGSLEALIQHLVPNVDYYPDRTYIFTFLLSSRLFMHPYELMAKVCHLCVEHQRLSDPNSDKNQIRKIAPKILQLLTEWTETFPYDFRDERMMRNLKDLAHRIASGEEQTYRKNVQQMIQGLIRKLATLSQYEEVLAKISSTSTDRLTVLKTKPQSIQRDIITICSDPYTLAQQLTHIELERLNYIGPEEFVQAFVQKDPLDNDKSCYSDRKKTRNLEAYVEWFNRLSYLVATEICMPVKKKHRARMIEYFIDVARECFNIGNFNSLMAIISGMNMSPVSRLKKTWSKVKTAKFDILEHQMDPSSNFYNYRTALRGAAQRSLTAHSSREKIVIPFFSLLIKDIYFLNEGCANRLPNGHVNFEKFWELAKQVSEFMTWKQVECPFERDRKILQYLLTVPVFSEDSLYLASYESEGPENHIEKDRWKSLRSSLLGRV from the exons ATGCCTCAGACGCCTCCCTTTTCAGCAATGTTTGACAGCAGTGGGTACAACCGAAACCTCTATCAGTctgcagaggacagctgtgacggGCTGTGTTACCATGACAACAACCTCCTCTCTGGATCTCTGGAAGCACTCATCCAGCACTTAGTACCTAATGTGGATTACTATCCGGAT AGAACATACATATTTACCTTTCTACTGAGCTCTCGGTTATTTATGCATCCGTATGAGCTAATGGCCAAAGTTTGCCACTTGTGTGTCGAGCACCAGAGACTGAGTGATCCTAACAGTGATAAG AACCAGATAAGAAAAATTGCACCCAAAATCCTTCAGCTCCTGACAGAATGGACAGAGACATTTCCTTACGATTTTCGGGATGAAAGAATGATGAGAAACTTAAAAGATCTGGCTCACCGAATAGCCAGTGGCGAGGAG CAGACCTACCGGAAGAACGTCCAGCAGATGATCCAGGGCCTGATCCGCAAACTGGCCACCCTCAGCCAGTACGAGGAAGTCCTGGCCAAAATCAGCTCCACATCGACAGACCGCCTCACAGTCCTCAAGACCAAGCCACAGTCCATACAAAGGGACATCATCACTATCTGCAGTGACCCCTACACGCTGGCCCAGCAGCTGACTCACATAGAGCTG GAGAGGCTCAATTACATTGGACCTGAGGAATTTGTTCAGGCATTTGTGCAGAAGGACCCTTTGGACAATGACAAG AGTTGCTACAGTGACCGGAAGAAAACACGAAATTTAGAGGCTTATGTGGAATGGTTTAATCGCCTCAGCTACTTGGTGGCTACGGAAATCTGCATG CCTGTAAAGAAGAAGCACCGGGCAAGAATGATTGAGTATTTCATTGATGTCGCTCGGGAGTGTTTTAACATCGGCAACTTTAATTCCTTAATGGCGATAATCT CTGGCATGAATATGAGCCCAGTGTCTCGACTAAAGAAAACTTGGTCCAAAGTGAAGACTGCGAAGTTTGACATTCTTGAG CATCAGATGGACCCTTCCAGTAATTTCTATAATTACCGAACAGCTCTTCGAGGGGCAGCACAAAGGTCTCTAACTGCTCATAGCAGCAGAGAGAAG attgtGATACCATTCTTCAGTCTTTTaatcaaagatatttatttcCTCAACGAAGGCTGTGCCAATCGCCTTCCAAATGGCCACGTTAACTTTGAG aaattttggGAACTGGCCAAACAAGTGAGTGAATTCATGACATGGAAACAAGTGGAGTGTCCGTTTGAGAGGGACCGGAAGATCCTGCAGTATCTGCTCACGGTGCCCGTCTTCAGTGAGGACT CTCTGTACTTGGCTTCCTATGAGAGTGAAGGACCTGAAAATCAtatagagaaagacagatggaAGTCTTTAAG GTCGAGCCTCTTAGGCAGAGTTTAA